The following are encoded in a window of Suncus etruscus isolate mSunEtr1 chromosome 16, mSunEtr1.pri.cur, whole genome shotgun sequence genomic DNA:
- the RBPJ gene encoding recombining binding protein suppressor of hairless — protein MAPVVTGKFGERPPPKRLTREAMRNYLKERGDQTVLILHAKVAQKSYGNEKRFFCPPPCVYLMGSGWKKKKEQMERDGCSEQESQPCAFIGIGNSDQEMQQLNLEGKNYCTAKTLYISDSDKRKHFMLSVKMFYGNSDDIGVFLSKRIKVISKPSKKKQSLKNADLCIASGTKVALFNRLRSQTVSTRYLHVEGGNFHASSQQWGAFYIHLLDDDESEGEEFTVRDGYIHYGQTVKLVCSVTGMALPRLIIRKVDKQTALLDADDPVSQLHKCAFYLKDTERMYLCLSQERIIQFQATPCPKEPNKEMINDGASWTIISTDKAEYTFYEGMGPVLAPVTPVPVVESLQLNGGGDVAMLELTGQNFTPNLRVWFGDVEAETMYRCGESMLCVVPDISAFREGWRWVRQPVQVPVTLVRNDGIIYSTSLTFTYTPEPGPRPHCSAAGAILRANSSQVPPNESNTNNEGSYTNVSTNSTNVTSSTATVVS, from the exons ggaAGCCATGAGAAATTACTTAAAAGAACGAGGGGATCAAACAGTACTTATTCTTCATGCAAAAGTCGCACAGAAGTCATATGGAAATGAAAAACG GTTTTTTTGCCCTCCTCCTTGTGTATATCTTATGGGCAGcggatggaagaaaaaaaaagaacaaatggaaCGTGATGGTTGTTCAGAACAAGAGTCTCAACCTTGTGCATTTATTGGAATAGGAAATAGTGACCAAGAAATGCAGCAGCTGAACTTGGAAGGAAAG AATTATTGCACTGCCAAAACATTGTACATATCTGATTCAGACAAGAGAAAGCACTTCATGTTGTCTGTCAAGATGTTCTACGGCAACAGTGATGACATTGGCGTGTTCCTCAGCAAGCGGATAAAAGTCATCTCCAAACCTTCCAAAAAGAAGCAGTCATTGAAAAATGCTGACT TATGCATTGCCTCAGGAACAAAAGTGGCTCTCTTCAATAGACTTCGATCCCAGACCGTCAGTACCAGatacttgcatgtagaaggaggTAACTTCCATGCCAGTTCTCAACAGTGGGGAGCATTTTACATTCATCTCT TGGATGATGATGAGTCCGAAGGAGAAGAATTTACAGTCCGCGATGGCTATATCCATTATGGACAGACAGTGAAGCTTGTGTGTTCAGTTACTGGCATGGCACTCCCAAGATTG ATTATTAGGAAAGTTGATAAGCAGACCGCACTATTGGATGCAGATGATCCTGTCTCACAACTCCATAAGTGTGCATTTTACCTTAAGGATACTGAAAGAATGTACTTGTGCCTTTCTCAAGAAAGAATAATCCAGTTTCAG GCCACTCCATGTCCAAAAGAACCAAATAAGGAGATGATAAATGACGGCGCTTCCTGGACAATCATTAGTACGGATAAGGCAGAGTATACGTTTTACGAGGGGATGGGCCCCGTCCTTGCCCCTGTCACGCCTGTGCCTGTCGTAGAGAGTCTTCAG TTGAATGGCGGTGGGGATGTAGCAATGCTTGAGCTCACAGGACAGAATTTCACTCCAAATTTACGAGTGTGGTTTGGGGATGTAGAAGCTGAAACCATGTACAG aTGTGGAGAGAGTATGCTCTGTGTCGTCCCAGATATTTCTGCATTCCGAGAAGGTTGGCGGTGGGTCCGGCAGCCAGTCCAGGTTCCAGTAACTTTGGTCCGTAATGATGGAATCATTTACTCCACCAGCCTTACCTTTACCTACACGCCAGAACCAGGGCCGCGTCCACACTGCAGTGCAGCGGGAGCAATCCTTCGAGCCAACTCAAGCCAAGTGCCCCCTAATGAATCCAACACAAACAACGAGGGAAGTTACACAAACGTCAGCACAAATTCAACCAATGTCACATCGTCCACAGCGACAGTGGTGTCCTAA